The DNA window TTGAAAGGTCTGCTTTAGGTGTTGCTCCTACTGACAGCGGCATAATCTTATCCAGAGGTTTATCCGATATATTGCCCAAAATGGAAAATCTCATAGTAAATGTTCAAAATTCCGGTACTAAAATACGCAGTACAATCAAAGCAGGTTTTTGCGAAACTATGGATATAAATCGGATTTTACCCGAGTTCATAAAAAAATTTAAAATTGAAGAGCCAAGCTTAAACATTCAGCTGGTAGTTCATTCCCCGAGAGAATTATTTGAAAAGTTAAGCTTAGGTGAAATTGATTTATGCTTTATGTTTTCCATGTATGACATTAAGCATCCTGCCAAGAGGAGAATGGCTGTTACACGTACACTCCCCCGCATTTATTTTTCCAAGAGACACCCTTTATACAAGAAAGAAAATTTATCTGTATATGATTTTTCTGAAGATACGTTTATTCAATTTCATATTGACCCGGTATTGAGAACTTATAATTATTTAGAACACCTCCCTTTTCCCGTGAAGAAAATTATTGAAACAAACTCAT is part of the Oxobacter pfennigii genome and encodes:
- a CDS encoding LysR family transcriptional regulator; its protein translation is MELLQLRYFMAVMEHMNITKAAKAMFTSQSNISKKISQLESELGVKLFERSALGVAPTDSGIILSRGLSDILPKMENLIVNVQNSGTKIRSTIKAGFCETMDINRILPEFIKKFKIEEPSLNIQLVVHSPRELFEKLSLGEIDLCFMFSMYDIKHPAKRRMAVTRTLPRIYFSKRHPLYKKENLSVYDFSEDTFIQFHIDPVLRTYNYLEHLPFPVKKIIETNSLSAILLYLEANSGVSLLGESQIFLGKETIDSIQLPPDIDMATVGTDAVWLNTNKNPALPVFLSLLSQELKKKNKRKNKRG